From Bacteroidota bacterium, one genomic window encodes:
- a CDS encoding DUF2029 domain-containing protein, whose translation MIWETTNSKNSRYFLYLLFGVIAFYFNRFVDRTDFILLISCYSSLFLLYGLLIKNIFSSKIASSEIIIAAVGIRLLLIGNIPNLSDDYYRFIWDGVVNTLHVNPFAFTPEFLLNQFNNSSRSEFLQTDIYANLNSTEYYSIYPPVCQWIFTGVSYVAGNSIFLHVLLLKTCMVLFEAGSIVLLIRILRKLQLPISKAAYYAFNPLVIIELTGNIHMEAMMIFFLLLSIYLLLNNFFLPAAIFLGISISVKLWPLMLLPLLFRRLEIRHALKIIVIALLIVGISFLPYYKSGSILNYFTSFRLYFQTFEFNASIYYALKWMFQNNYNYVILIQRILPVILTITILLIAFSKRIKLDFITLSLLVFTLYFLCSTTIHPWYLTPLIALTSITILRYSILWSFLICFTYITYNYLPYQENLIIVAIEYLILYAVIMYEFFNLRKSIK comes from the coding sequence ATGATATGGGAAACCACTAATTCTAAAAATAGCCGCTACTTTCTCTACTTGCTTTTTGGTGTAATTGCATTTTACTTTAATCGCTTTGTAGATAGAACTGATTTTATATTACTAATCAGTTGTTATAGCAGCCTCTTTTTGTTGTATGGATTACTTATAAAAAATATTTTCTCTTCAAAAATTGCATCATCAGAAATAATAATTGCTGCTGTTGGAATTCGCCTATTATTAATTGGTAATATCCCAAATCTTTCTGATGATTATTACAGATTTATTTGGGATGGCGTTGTAAATACTTTACATGTAAATCCGTTTGCTTTTACTCCGGAATTTTTATTAAATCAATTTAATAATTCCTCTAGATCTGAGTTTTTGCAAACTGATATATATGCCAATCTGAATTCAACAGAATATTACAGCATATATCCTCCTGTGTGTCAATGGATATTTACCGGTGTAAGTTATGTTGCGGGTAATTCCATCTTTCTACATGTGCTTTTATTAAAGACATGTATGGTATTATTTGAAGCAGGTTCAATTGTGTTGCTGATACGCATTTTAAGAAAACTGCAATTGCCTATTTCAAAAGCAGCGTACTATGCATTTAATCCATTAGTAATTATTGAACTCACGGGCAATATTCACATGGAAGCAATGATGATATTTTTTTTATTGCTGAGTATTTATTTGCTTTTGAATAATTTCTTTTTACCCGCTGCAATATTTTTGGGAATAAGTATATCAGTAAAGCTCTGGCCATTGATGTTGTTGCCTTTATTATTTAGAAGATTGGAAATCAGGCATGCATTAAAAATAATCGTCATTGCACTGTTAATAGTTGGAATTTCATTCCTACCTTATTATAAATCAGGAAGTATTTTAAACTATTTCACTAGCTTCCGCTTATACTTTCAAACTTTTGAGTTTAATGCAAGTATATATTATGCGTTAAAATGGATGTTTCAGAATAACTACAATTATGTAATACTTATACAGCGCATACTCCCTGTTATATTAACAATAACAATATTGCTGATTGCATTTTCAAAAAGAATTAAGTTAGATTTTATAACACTGTCTCTTCTGGTTTTCACTTTATATTTCTTATGTTCTACTACTATTCACCCATGGTATTTAACTCCTTTAATTGCTCTTACATCAATCACTATCCTACGCTATTCTATTCTTTGGTCTTTTCTAATTTGTTTTACATATATCACTTACAACTATTTACCTTATCAGGAGAATTTGATTATTGTTGCTATTGAATATTTAATTCTCTATGCAGTAATTATGTATGAATTTTTCAACTTAAGAAAATCTATAAAATAA
- a CDS encoding OmpA family protein yields the protein MAYSLKLLLRTIIYKKKINTKMQIMVTRKFIIAALLLISGSAFAQIEPVINEEWIPDSRMEQHEQFVAGDYAFPAKPRNQWNIGIALGVPQLNGDVRTDPFGSSHSPAWGAGLNIRKGLGYVTSIRLHASYNTAYGMDYEDSGISENKTLNGAFASQDPGTNYSDGADYSTLPWVSNYKTTIIHGSFDVMFNLNNVNFHNATPKFLLYGFGGLGLFVYETQMDAKDANGAEYDFVTIIGDNPLSNDDGKSNRLDNLHAALDGDYETQAEVANPVTWGEGTQVVNPSFSVGAGISWKLGRAVELGLEHRMSYFFDDLADGQRAGGANDMYHFSTINLGFNLGSKSQQPLWEVNPLNFVYNKLNEIDPANLLADADDDGVIDYLDREPNTPAGTPVDTHGVSLDSDKDGCIDSEDPEPFSTPNLAIENCQNIHMTDERVNELIDARFAKQPAAATNWYLPMIFFDLDKSKIRPDAVPQLVYVADIMAQYPKMKVELVGHADSRGSESYNLKLSEERAKAALDYLSTVKKIDQSRFIMKYEGESNNLIPNARQEAEHQTNRRVEFHISK from the coding sequence ATGGCTTATAGTTTAAAGCTACTTTTGCGAACAATTATTTATAAGAAAAAAATCAATACAAAAATGCAAATCATGGTTACCCGTAAATTTATCATTGCAGCATTGCTACTTATAAGTGGCTCTGCTTTTGCTCAGATCGAGCCTGTTATTAATGAAGAGTGGATCCCTGACAGCCGTATGGAACAGCACGAGCAGTTTGTTGCAGGGGATTATGCCTTTCCGGCAAAACCACGCAACCAGTGGAATATCGGAATCGCCTTAGGCGTACCACAATTAAATGGAGACGTGAGAACTGATCCATTTGGAAGCAGCCACAGCCCAGCTTGGGGTGCAGGTTTAAACATCCGCAAAGGTTTAGGATATGTAACTTCTATTAGATTACATGCCAGCTATAACACAGCCTATGGTATGGATTACGAAGATTCAGGTATTAGCGAAAATAAAACACTAAATGGTGCTTTTGCAAGCCAAGATCCAGGTACTAATTATTCAGATGGTGCAGATTATTCAACTCTACCTTGGGTTAGTAATTACAAAACCACCATTATTCATGGTTCATTTGATGTAATGTTCAATTTGAATAATGTGAATTTTCATAACGCCACTCCTAAATTCTTACTTTATGGATTTGGTGGTCTAGGCTTATTCGTTTATGAAACTCAGATGGATGCTAAAGATGCCAATGGTGCGGAATATGATTTCGTTACTATTATTGGTGATAATCCTTTATCCAACGATGATGGAAAAAGCAATCGCCTTGATAATTTACATGCTGCTTTAGATGGCGATTATGAAACTCAAGCTGAGGTTGCCAATCCAGTAACTTGGGGAGAAGGTACGCAAGTAGTAAACCCAAGCTTTTCTGTAGGTGCTGGTATTTCCTGGAAATTAGGCCGTGCAGTTGAATTAGGTTTAGAACATAGAATGAGTTATTTCTTCGATGATCTTGCTGATGGTCAAAGAGCTGGTGGTGCAAATGATATGTATCACTTCAGTACAATTAATCTTGGATTTAACTTAGGAAGTAAATCTCAGCAACCACTTTGGGAAGTGAATCCTTTGAATTTTGTTTATAATAAATTAAATGAAATAGATCCTGCTAATTTATTAGCTGATGCAGATGATGATGGCGTAATTGATTATTTAGATCGTGAGCCTAACACACCTGCAGGAACACCTGTTGATACTCATGGTGTTTCTCTTGATAGCGATAAAGATGGTTGTATTGACAGTGAAGATCCAGAACCATTCTCTACTCCTAACTTAGCTATTGAAAATTGTCAGAACATTCACATGACTGATGAAAGAGTAAATGAATTAATTGATGCAAGATTTGCTAAGCAACCTGCAGCAGCTACTAACTGGTATTTACCAATGATATTCTTTGATTTGGATAAATCCAAGATTCGTCCTGATGCAGTTCCTCAATTAGTTTATGTTGCTGATATCATGGCTCAGTATCCTAAAATGAAAGTTGAATTAGTTGGACATGCCGACTCTCGTGGAAGTGAATCATACAACTTAAAACTTTCTGAAGAACGTGCTAAAGCCGCTCTTGATTATTTATCAACTGTAAAGAAGATTGATCAAAGCAGATTTATTATGAAGTATGAAGGTGAAAGTAATAACCTTATACCTAATGCTCGTCAGGAAGCAGAACATCAAACAAACCGTCGTGTGGAATTCCACATTTCGAAATAA